A window of the Hordeum vulgare subsp. vulgare chromosome 5H, MorexV3_pseudomolecules_assembly, whole genome shotgun sequence genome harbors these coding sequences:
- the LOC123397811 gene encoding ethylene-responsive transcription factor ERF109-like: MAAADQDCAATFHGRRGGDDTAAAELHGRMMSTEQEHGIIVAALRHVVSGYTTAPPEVVVAVACGRCGIDGCLGCDFFGATEADAVTVGASGAGQRKRRRKKNVYRGVRQRPWGKWAAEIRDPRRAVRKWLGTFDTAEEAARAYDLAALEFRGPRARLNFPCSDEPLPEHGSDNGGGDAGAAPENETLTTPSPCSMDAGQRTPGEWQLGADDRAGDQLWEGLQDLMTIDGEDPCFAPFSSPA; encoded by the coding sequence ATGGCTGCTGCGGACCAAGACTGCGCCGCGACGTTCCATggccgtcgcggaggcgacgacacggcggcggcggagctccaCGGCCGGATGATGTCAACGGAGCAGGAGCACGGCATCATCGTGGCCGCGCTGCGGCACGTCGTCTCCGGGTACACCACGGCGCCGCCGGAGGTCGTCGTCGCCGTGGCGTGCGGCCGCTGCGGCATCGACGGCTGCCTCGGGTGCGACTTCTTCGGGGCCACCGAGGCGGACGCGGTGACCGTGGGAGCCTCAGGAGCGGGGCAGAGGAAGCGGCGGAGGAAGAAGAACGTCTACCGCGGCGTGCGGCAGCGGCCGTGGGGGAAGTGGGCCGCGGAGATCCGCGACCCGCGCCGCGCGGTGCGCAAGTGGCTCGGGACGTTCGACACCGCCGAGGAGGCCGCGCGGGCGTACGACCTCGCCGCGCTCGAGTTCCGCGGCCCGCGCGCCAGGCTCAACTTCCCGTGCTCCGACGAGCCTCTGCCTGAGCACGGGAGCGACAATGGCGGCGGTGATGCTGGCGCCGCGCCGGAGAACGAGACTCTGACAACGCCGTCCCCGTGCAGCATGGACGCCGGCCAGAGGACGCCGGGGGAATGGCAGCTGGGTGCGGACGACCGAGCCGGCGACCAGCTGTGGGAAGGCTTGCAGGATCTCATGACGATAGATGGAGAGGACCCATGCTTCGCGCCATTTTCGAGTCCAGCATAA